The Hemicordylus capensis ecotype Gifberg chromosome 11, rHemCap1.1.pri, whole genome shotgun sequence genome includes the window GTTCCTCTTCCTTTGCCTGACTTAACAAAAAGGGGGAACACAACTtttcatggggcggggggaaacaTTATAAAAATATAGCATTAAGCAATTTAAGACCATATACACTGAAAATAATATATAACCTTGACAATGACTCTTGTTGACAGTATGGAAACTTCCATGCCCAACTAACAAATTTATTCTGCAACCAAAAAATGAATACAAATGAGATATAGAACTAaagtgttgttgtgttttttttagtattAAGATGGCTACAAAAAACACTGTGATATTAGGAGTTGCATACAGCACTGGGAAATTGTTCACCAAACACTTACTGGCAGCGTCAATTAATGGTCTGGGGCAAAATCCATGGGGAAATCCTCCTGCGTGCGCCCCATAGAAACAACTGGAAATAATATAGAGCACagatttctctcttccttcccccctccatATATCGGTGTCCCCCTGCTGAGCAATGTCATAATTAATCAAGCTTTCTAGGTTTTAGATAATTGCTGGCCCCCAATAAATTGGTTTGTTCTGGCTTCAGTCCAGGCCCGATAATTTCACAGCCTTGTGTGTTCGTGCTGGACGTTCAGAGAGGAAGGCGAAGGAAATGAATCAAAGAAGCGCTTGTTGTGTGACAGGCCTGTTAATTCTGAACGAGCCGATCTGCCACGGGTGTCATGGACCATTTCTTTCCATTCAGGCTTTTAATACTTTTCCTGTCATGTTTTTAAATGATGCAAAATCAAATTATATACCCTCAGACGACGATCAGGGACTGGTTCTTCTCCGTTACTCCGCTGTGGCACTCAGCGGCCAGAATGCTGCCTCCTGGGTCCAGAGGCCATGATTTCCTCTCTGAATGCCAGTGGCTAGGCAGCAACAATGAGAACAGTCTACTTGGCTACAtagtctgcttctgggctgccAAGTTAGGAAtgcaggaagttgccttatactgagtcagaccaacggtctacctagctcagtattatctacactgcctggcaggggctctccaagggatgtagggttagggttagggattcCCCTTTTGCTTCTCAAGGGGGGTCCTCaaggattaccctttacaagtatacccgagcCGGTCAGTGAACTGGTTCGGCCCGGTTCGAGGGCAGAATCAGACTGGCCCTGGTTCAGCTGAGCCCGAAGCCAAGCCAACTGAACAACCGGCTCGCACACACCTACAAGGAACTTCCTTTTTGAATGGAAACAGGAAATTCAGGGAGGGACCTGGGATATCTCTGAGCGTCCCACGTGCCCTTCGGCCCACCTGTGACTAGTCTTGGGCTAGACCTTGGCAATCTTGTTCGGATCACCTTGGGCAAGCACGTTGGACTCTGAGATGATGCatgcaaagccccccccccccttaccaaGAATGCACCCAAGATCCAGTATGGTGCTGAAAAGCACACAACTGGGGTCAATGTAtgtgtggaggtgggggtggttggAAAATACTCTACCCCAGAACACATAAGGGCTGGCCGACCTTATGATCGGAACTAGGGTAGGATGAGCTTCCCTAAGTGCACTCATGACATTtgatcatgtgttagataaaaggACATTCGGAGGGAGGGAGCTTGCTTGTCTGTCCAGCCCCACCTGGGTAGGACGGCCACACCcttcccagattctgtccccagctttggaatgaggtaggagggaaaacttCCTACCCAGCTTAGCACacaatcaagctccccacctctgtccttagggacataggaagctgccgtatactgagtcagaccataggtccatctagcttggtattgtctacccagactggcagcggcttctccaaggctgcaggcaggaatctctctcagccctatcttggagatgctgccagggagggaacttggaaccttacataggaagctgccatatactgagtcagacccttggtccatccatctaactcagtactgtctacacagactggcagcggcttctccaaggtggcaggcaggtgtcttcctcagccctatctggagatgcccagggcagtggccgtgggggggggggggcagacttggaaccttctccatgcaagcatgcagacgctctccccagagcagccccaggagaatatcttccagtgctcacacatggagtctcccattcaaattcaaccagaACCGTCTCTGCTTAgtcaaggggacaagtcaggctccCAGAATAGGGTGGCCGGCTTCTCTCACCCTCATAACAACCATGAGAACAGCCCTCTCTTATCGCGTTGAGAAGAAAGGCCGTAATGGGAGCTGAAAAGCACCTGCTGTGTCCACCAGTTTCCCCCTTGCCGATTTTTAATTGCCCTCTAGACTATGTCTCTGGGGCTTACGCTTTGTCCTGTTAAGATTTCGGCTTCCTGGGCCACAGGCTGCCCTCCGTGTTGGTTTTTGTGGGCCTTTCTGGAGGTCAAAGGGGGAGGGAGTTTCCTGACCTACCCGCAGCGTTAAGCTCTCCCATGGCCTCCTACCACACTGGGGTGGAATAAGCTGTCACTCGCTTCCCTTCAGCCAACGCTGCCTTTTTAATATCTTCTCACCCTTTTTCTCAGATCACTGGTCAGGCATTCTTCGCGGATCTCTTCTTATTAGCTCCGTGGGTCACAACAAGCCCAGAAATGGAGGGGAGTCTGACCAAGCGTAGAAAATGCCTTGAGTCAGGAGTTTAAATCCGTCTCTGCTGAACTTCAAGAACTTGAAGGCGGGCGTTTCTGGCCCAATAAATGTACACTGGAGGTGGGCTTGATTCTGTCTGGGGTTAGGTTTCAAAACCCAACTCCTTTAAGCAGGCTTTTAAAGGATCTGATAAGGGACATCATTAACCAGAGCAGCCACATTATTTTGAAAGTTAGTCATTATAATGCAAGTATTGACAACCaccttatattttatattgtcatTTGTTTTCTGCTGTTCGTTTTAATGGGAtgcttttattgttgtgagctgcccagaaaacaacttgttatggggcgacggggaaatgcttgactaacaagcagaaggttgcttgtGCAAGTTCAAATTCCGCTGGTATattgtttccaagactatgggaaacacctatatcgggcagcagcaatacaggaagatgctgaaaggcatcatctcatactgtgcgggaggaggcaatggccaacccctcctgtattctaccaaagactaccacagggctctgtgggcgccaggagtcgaaactgacttgacggcacactttactttaatcttTTAACAAATaacatccccaggtagggctggaaaagagcaACTccatgcctgtaaccttggagagctgctgccagtcagtgtagacaatactaggctagatggaccaagggtccgattCCATTCAAGGCACCTTCTTACATTCCAGTACATTAAAACCAGTTTCATTCACAACACTAGGCTCCATAAAACCCATTCAGGAATCACAGTGGGTCATACCCCTTGACTTTCTTGTATTTGGCTACGCCATGTTTGGATTGTTGTgttttgtggtgttgttttttgtaAGGCCCTTACAAAAAACAATGTAGGTGCCTTACATTGTAAGGCACCTACAAtgtcaggcagaaatccaacagaagCAGCACTCTCCTCGACAGTGATGCAACGCCTTGCCTGCTGAATTTCTGTCTGTCCTGAAACTGAGGCAGAGGAGCTGTGCTGCCAGGAAAATAAGAGGATAACCCTATTCCTCGTCTCCTTCCTGCACACTGGCTTCACCAGCTTGCCCGGGAGTGGAGAGAGATCAAGCCGGCTAGTACAGACATGGAGAAAATTCAGGGTGAGCACAGCAAAAAGGGTAAGAAAACAGATATGCAGAGGTTGATCTGGTTTGTTTATTATAAGATAACCGAGAGTCACTTATGAACAGGAGAATATGCCCAAGGATTACTACAACGAATATTTTTATACCAATTTTCagctaaagttcccaaagcaggggtgggagagggagggagggagagaaagaggggagggagcGAGGAgataaatatggctccctgtccccaaagggctcacaatttgaaaaagaaacataagatggagaccagcaacagccactggagggatgctgtgctggggttggatagggccagttgctcgccccctgataaatataagagaatcatcactttaaaaaggtgcctctttgctcaggtagcaggggcTAACAGGTGGAGTCACTGGTGGAAATGGAAGGtgggcctgccgcctcctcccatcACTTGCAGGATgtgcacagatatctgtacacttgtacacgtgtttgtgtgacacgtgtttgtgtgaatgactgcgcCTGCGTCCCTTTTAAAAGTAAGGCTGGATCCAGGCCCATCAAAGGCGTGGCACAGCTAGGAAGCGCACTTCTGTGCCTGCCTTCAGAATAGcacgtgaatgactgtacctgcgtacactgtacactcgctgcccgagtgttgaacataacgtgtggatGGGCTTCTGCTCTTCAACCACTCAGACTGCTTGCTTGCTAACCCCATTTCTTGCTTTCTGATGGCTGTGATAAGGATGATACATATTCCCCGCACCGCCACACGTTGAACAGACGCAGCGTCTGGACACTGTATCTTTGTGCATTTTCTGGGGCTGTTGCAGCCGACAACTGTGGCAAGCGTGGTGTTCCCTCGACCTCCTTCTCCCATGCCGTGTGTATGTCAGTTGCGCGTGCTGTCGATGCGTGCTCTGCGGAAGGGTTGCTTGTAAGAAAACTCGCTCCCCAGAGCCCGCAGATTTGaactgggcgggcgggcggtgtctgcctcccccctccttctcctcggGGCTCTTCTCGGCTTTGCCCTGCCCGCGGGACCCTCGCCGGGctggctgctgccccctcccgcctccccgcccccagccgccagaaactccacccccgcccccccggtaCCTTTTGTCAAGCGCGGCTCGTCGTGCGCCTGCCAAGCCGGAGCGAGGCTGGGTGGGAGGCGCATCTCGGCGGCCGCCTGCCGGAGCCAGCCAGCCGCTGCctgctcccctcctgctcccGCAGCCGCGGCCAGCCGCCTCCTCGGGCCGGATCCCCCAGGCGCGGCCAGCCACCGCCCTCTTGCaggcgggcgaggcggcgggggcCCCCGGCAGGTGCCCGGCGGCGCTCTCTGGGGCCAgcgcgcagcagcagcagagcctccGCGCCCTCGGATCGGAGAGTCGAGGCGGGTCCGCGGGCTCCGATGCCCCCTCCGCGCCCCTGAGCCCTGGGACGGGAGCCACCCCTTGCGCCTAGGCGCAGCAGGCCACTCCGCGTCAGCTTCCTCTCCCAGCCCGCGCCGGCGATGGCAGCCAGGTGAGGATTGCGCTGCCCAGGAAAGCCCCAGGCGCCGGGAGCAGCCCCCTGCGCGCGGAAAAGCCGCGCCCCTGCGCAGACTGCGCGCCCGCGCGGGCCCCCCATCCGGCTCCGTCGCGGAGGCAGCGGCTGCGTCCAACTGCGCGCACGGGGCGCCTCTGAAGCGGAGCAGCGCGGCTCCGGCGGGGATTGAGCAAAAAGGTGCGTATTGCCGCAGGTTCTTCCGATCAGTGGTGGGCACcagaaaagaaaaatgcctttgtgggtgggggggggagctgtgttggatttctgaaacagagaAGGGCCGGTGGGGGTCCAGTCACTTTTCTTGGGGGGCGCTTGCCCCCCCCCggagcccccaccaccatccATGCCCCCCAGCCCTCCTTGCTGTCTATAGAAAGAAAATAATCGAATCACAGGTCAACCACGCATTTGGCCCCCAGCCAGGTGGGTGACCAGTAAGGAGCCATAAAAGGGTCTGCCCCAGAAAAGTGACTTATACATTTATGCAGTgatccagggattctcagacttgtTGGGAGTTGTGTTGTCGTCTAACCACAACTGGGGACCCTTGTTAAAAAACCCTGCCATGAtttcggtcccccccccccccccgctccccacctCCACCTTTCCTGCCCTATCTCATAAATTCAGAGCAGTTTAGGGCTGCAATTCTAACTTTGGCCTCAGACCCATAGAAAATAGTGGCAATTATTCCACTGAGTAAAGGGGGAACAGGCTGCATATATTATGCTCaccccctttcttcctttcctgccACCTCTCCCTTCTGAACAGAAAGGTGCTGCTTAGCCATTAATCAGTGCTAATTCCAGGTGCGTAGTGGCCAGTTGTGTTGAGTCCGTGGTAAGGGAAGCATTTTCTCCATGATCTGGGGCAGGGCTTGCTTTAATGGGGTTTTGCTGTTCCAGAGGAAAAGCATAGCATCGCCACACCATGGCTGAATTCTGCCTTAGATTATGACATGCCTTTTGTCCTGGAAGTCCAAGGATCTCTGGTGGGGCTGGTCGCAAAACTCAGGGGTGAGGGAGAAGCATTTCCCACACTGTCACTGCTGGCACTGGAAACAGAGTTGATGCTGGCTGAGGTTTAACTTTTGAAagcaagcataggaacataggaagctgccaagtcagactcttggtccatctagctcagcactgtctacccagactggcagcaacttctcccaggttgcaggcaggagtctctctcagccctgtcttggagatgctgccagggaggggactgggaaccttctccatgcaagcaatGCATGTTGAAAGAAGACACCGGGCTAAACATGTCACTTCCCAAGTATGATTTCCTAACTATGATTGGTCACAACTCAATATCGTGAACAAATCTTTAATTCCtcaccatctccccccccccccccgtctttcaTGATGGAAGAACAAACAGCTAGGTTATTCTATTATTTATGATTGAATATTACTAGTTAGAAATTGCTTCATGGGTGCTTGTTCAACATCTACAGTGCTTTATGATCTCTACCTGATGGTAGTAGATCAGGTGGGTTAGCCACCAGCCCCTTTCAGACGGGCCTGGATTTAAGAAATGCAAGCCCGAAACCTTGTGCAAAGAGAGCTGGGTTAGGAGTTTCACCGGGCCCTAATGTCAGGGCTGGAACATTTAAGATCTGCTTCAAAGACTCTTCTCCTGGCGCCTCTCATCTTTACAGGTGAGGCacagagagggccttttctgtggtgctGTTCATGTTGGCGTCGAGCAAATTTTGGAAGCAATTGCCATAATTGAATGGAACACCCCGGGTTGTAGATTACCCTACCCAAGAAAGCTCAGCTAGCATCAGATCTTTTATTATTTAGGTAAAAGATCTGAATACTAAATGGTTAAGACCTTATTTTCCAGGTATTGTTAAAATTCATCTACTTGTTTCTTTCTCTTCTGTCCCGTTTTTAAACTTATTATTTTCTTCTATCACttctgctttgttttatgttggcTCTTTTGTCATAAACCACTCTGGATATTTCCCTTGCCCCTAGAAAACCAGTGCATaagtattctaaataaataatctggGTCACGATCAGTGTGTGGGTTGCATGCTGGTTCCAACAAAGAAATGCCTTCTGCACGGGAATATTTTAGCCTTGGCGGAACAGGAATCTGAACATTCGTCTCTCACAACCAAACCCAATACTCTCTCTGAGCCAGTGCATTGGATTCTCTTTGGAGCCAAAAAGGCTGCATATTTCAAGCAGGAAAGGATGGCTTGAGTGcctgggaatttatttatttatttaagaattcATGTTCTGCCCATAATGATTCTACAAATAGTTCACAAGCCATCCCCCTTTAGatccttctccatctctggcataTGGAGCTAAGCTTGTTGAGGTTCTTATTTTTGATCCCAAGCACATAGCCACATGGGGCCCAATCCACCGGGAAGTTCTCCTGAGCCAGCCTCATTTTAAATGAATGGGAGCTCCGCTGCCATTACATGTCTTACATCCGCCTCTCCTGAGTGCCGCATCCCATAATTCTGATTTAGTGCTAAGGCACGGAGCTATCATGgcgaaagagaggagagctggtctggtggtagcaagcatggcatgtccccttagctaaacaggctccaccctggttgcatttgaatgagagactagaagtgtgagctctgggaagagcagaaggttccaagttccctccctggcagcatctccaagatagggctgagagagattcctgcctgcaaccttggagaagccgctgccagtctgtgaagacaatactgagcgagatagaccaatggtctgactcggtatatggcagcttcctatgttgctatgattTCAAAGGAGCAAGCTAGCTCCATTCACAAGGCAGCCAGTTTTATGGCTCAAGTTACAtcaagctctctctctttctctctctctctctctctctctctctctctctctctctctctctctctctctcacacacacacacacacacacacacacacacacacacacacacaccgttttTCAGACCATATATGAGGAATTCCTCTAAAGCACTTAGATTTCTGGCCAGCTTACTGGTTCTGCACTGAGTTTGCTATAAACACATAGACAGGCCTATGTTCTTGATATGGAGCTTGGTTTGTGTTGATAGCATTGCTGTCATTAATAAGAGGTGGGGAAGGGAAAAGCAAAAGATTTGCATCTGGAATACTGGAGGATGGGTCAAAATTACAGTGAAGTAGTCCTGTCGAGTAGTACATCCTTAAACTCTTGGTTTCTTCATCTGCTGATAGGAGCAGTTCCCCACTATCCATAGGAGAACAGCTTTCATTTATGCACTATCTGTGTTGGGCTTATTTAACCCATTCCTTGCTAGCAGCCACAGAGACCCTCCTGAGAATGAATGGAAATGCTGTGAACATCAGAATTTCCATGAAACTGGGGGGGTGGATGCCCTGAATCTGTGTATGGTTGTGCAACTGATGGTTATCATTTTTTTAAACGGAAGTTTCCATTGTAGTTGGAGTAGCCGTGATGGTGGTGCTTAATAAACACCACCTGCTGCTTGATTAACCAGGGACATCTTTTTGATCACCTGGAAGGTTTTTAATCAACCACTCCAAACCACTGATTGACCAAAGTTACAGTCCTCTGTCTAACTGAGAGTAAATACTATTGAACGCAGAGGGGACTTACTTAGAAGCAAATATTTAACAGGCCTGTAGCCCacctaaaaaattttttttggtggtggggggagttttATTACCTTAGTCAAAAGTACCCAAAAGTAGAGGGGTAGTTTTATTACCTTAGTCACTCTCCATTATGTTACAGCAGTTAAAAGCGACTTCTTGGTGAAAACTTTAGGACGGGcagagaaaggggggggaggcccagtctagccctgcccccccccccggctacaGGTCCACAACTTTTAcagccctcacaacaaccctgtgaggtaggttaggctgagagatacttgactggcccagagttacccagtgagtttcatggttgaatggagattcgaactcgagtcttcccggtcctagtccaacactctaaccactacgctatgctggctctctttagtACTCTTCCCCATATAATTTATATACTGGTGTTATTATACTTATTTAGAACTGTCAGATGAGTTCATCttcacataaaggtaaagtgtgccatcaagtcgatttcgactcctggtgaccacagagccctgtggttgcctttggtagaatacaggaggggttgaccattgcctcctcccacacagtatgagatgatgcctttca containing:
- the LOC128335578 gene encoding uncharacterized protein LOC128335578; translation: MNSTTEKALSVPHLHFSFLVPTTDRKNLRQYAPFCSIPAGAALLRFRGAPCAQLDAAAASATEPDGGPARARSLRRGAAFPRAGGCSRRLGLSWAAQSSPGCHRRRGLGEEADAEWPAAPRRKGWLPSQGSGARRGHRSPRTRLDSPIRGRGGSAAAARWPQRAPPGTCRGPPPPRPPARGRWLAAPGGSGPRRRLAAAAGAGGEQAAAGWLRQAAAEMRLPPSLAPAWQAHDEPRLTKEHASTARATDIHTAWEKEVEGTPRLPQLSAATAPENAQRYSVQTLRLFNVWRCGEYVSSLSQPSESKKWG